CCTTTTGTCAAACACCTGGCAAATCTagtaatttgttattatttatataacccttatggaaaaataaataaaagaaatgctATTATAGAGCCTAAATATTATCAACCCATACAAACCCTATAGCTTAGGCCAAATGAATTCATAGCCAAATGATCAAATGTATGGGAAAAAGTGGAGATAGAAATAGATGTCAAGAGGTTAGAAGAAATTGTGTCAAAGTTCAGGCATTCCAAAAGACAGGTTTAGGAGAGAGTAAACTAATGTGGCACTTAATAGAAAAGTCTTCTGGGCTGGAAGAATGTAGAGAGTCTTTCAATTTTAAGTGTCACTTGGCAAAGCCTGGTTTTTAAAGCAAAAATCTAGGAAAATGATTGAATACTCCTCCAAGAGTAACATACATACGTATTTTCCCTTTCTTACATAAATTGTGAATctcatcataaatttaatttgtaattttttattttaaacttgcaGCAAAATTACAGTTTTGTGCCTACCTTTGTCtcttaaaatagaaaatcatttctattttggtcattgCTGTCAACCTACTAACTGAAAAGTCCTACGTGACAGACAGAATGCGTTGTTGCACAATAAATGCTAATGTAGTTATtagaataatttaaaaaaaattattaggcaTTTAAAAGTTGCCACATCagcatataaattaataaaaaataaaacaaaaaattttaatgtatcaaaaaccaaaacaaataattCAAAAACTGAAATAATTCTAGtatcttttaaataataagGCCCTGTTTGGGAGATGAGTTCTAGCAACTTTTTTCACGTTTTAAACAactttacacatattttcatacattttttcaTCTACACATATATCAAAACACTCAAACAACATAACTCAAACTTCTCTCCCAAACACCCCCTACAAAACTGAAGAATTTTgatttaaactaaaataattcaaaaaaattttagttgaaatttgtcccaaaaacaataaatttagttgtatttataatttgcccccaaaaaaataatttttattttttgcaaacaggctttccctctctctcaaaCCCGCTGGAGCCCCTGGATTTGTCTCTCTGTCAATCAAGCTTTAACTTGATTTAAAGTTAGTGGAACAGCTGTATAAGATTGCGTGGAAGAGGGACATCTACGTGTATCACATAGTTTGATTGACCACAATGACCCCGGTATGGTTCGTTGAAAGTTGAAAGGGTTATTTTGGGCTTTACCCAGAAACTTCCATGATATTgcaattaatgaaaaattattgcatCGATCTCAGCATCCAAAAATATTGTGCTAATTTCAAGTACATGTAATCTAACCATAGAGACTATTTGGTACCCACCTTTGAACAAcagttttcattatttaaaaaacaataactattttgatacatatttttataacattcaaacacaaattttcataacattgaaaattgaacaataatacTTAAACAATGTTACTAAGCAggcatattttcaaaattcacatctcaccaaaaaaataagagatgggtttaaaaaaaaaacttatatatatatatatattatttttcaggGAAATAACTTTAATAGTAAATCCTccctcaaaaataaataaacaagaaatTTAAGGGGGCCATGGGCCCAAGGCCCCTTAGTGTAGCTGTGGGTCCGTCGTTGCAAACAAGCTCAGCCACAAGCGCATAGTCAGCAAGAGACGATGTAGACAAGTGCATGTAAAGTTCTTAAAAACAAGATAAAGTGAAAACTGTTTGATTGCATTATGCCAAAAATGGTCAAAAGTTACAATAATGCAAGGCTGAAAAGTATTCAAGCGTGAAGGTGAAGTTGGGTCTGACCTTCATAGATTAAGGTCAATATTGGATCAAATTAAAACTACCTGGATTAATTAAAAGGTGTCACAACTTCTAGCTTAGATCAACCCATAAGTTTTTCTCTATTACACTTTAAGATAGATTAATGGATTAATcgattaatatataaaaatagattaaaaaatgtTCAAATATAAATCTAAATAGTGGCATCCAGCTGGAGGAGTCTGCTAAAGGAGAAAATACACAGTGTACTATCAAGAGACAAAGATATAAAGGAGCAATTTATTGGAAGATGACAATTGACAAGAGATAGATTAGAGCAGAAAGTGCCCCATGCACGGTTTACTATCAAGAGACAACGAAATTAAGGAGCAATTTCTTGGAAGATGATTAGAGATAGAGCCGAAAGTGTCACAAGTATGTCGATTGACCAAAGCCTATCAAGTTATTGACTCCAGATGTACCCAATCCAGAAGTTCTTGATGACTTATTTaactatgaaaaaaattgtgttttatgGAACTAACTTCGCGTGATGAAAGTAGTCAAATATCATGTTTTGGCAAAATTTATAGTACATTAACActtatcacctttttttttttgtgaatctAAATGGTGTAATAGGCAAATGGTTTAATAGCCACGATTTATTTCTTACACTAAAATAGATTAGCATTGCCCATTCTGAAAATGGTTTCTAGGCATCGAATAAAGGCTCCTTAGAAAACGTTATCTACTTTGATTTCAATGTACACCTTTGGTTTTCTTCTCTAAGGATTTTTCCTACAAATTACTGTTTACTGATTGAGCGAGTCTATATGGTAGCTGTAGGTGATAATATTTGTCCTTGCATTCCCATGAGTATTTCAAACTTGCCaggaaacacacacacaaaagaggGGGTTGGGGAAGACTTGACTTAACATCGTGAGGCACGGGTCTTCGTAGTCCAGTCATTTTTCTCTACTAAAGTACTACACCGAAATTTTTGAATCATAACAACCAAGACTATCTTCCTCTCAAGAAAATGAGTATCAAAGACTAGAAATGGCTAGATTCAATGTCAGGCTGACTAGGAAATCCTGATTGGTTTTGCTTGCAATCGTGAATCACAAGGACCGAAACTTAAGCATTGATTAAGTTACACTTGTGTATTCTCTCAATTTCATACTGCATATGTTAAAACCACTAATGTCAAGCCACTAAGTTTGACTATTCAAGCCATTCCAACTTaaacaaaatgtaaaaaaaaaaagagttactCGACTGTACTAAGATCAAATACTATAAAGAGATATTCAATTTCACTAACATTGAgtatcacaataatttttttaattaatttgagtactaaaaaaataataaattattaaatattttcaaaatagtgCTATTTTATCATAAATTTTGTCAAAACAAGATATTTGACTATTTTCACAGTTCCCATGATATCTTGACACCGGTTTCAGTTCCATGAAACTTGGTAGAGCCATTGACTGTATTGTTGGAATCCAACAGGCTTGCCGCTTGTCAACTTGGAAGACACAAGTGCTCACCTAAACCTCAAGAAGAATAGGATTgcattaaaatctaattaagaAGTCTGAATACATGAACATCATGCCTATCATAATAAATATGCATCCCCACTCGGCCCTGTCGTCTCCTATCATAATAAATATGCATCCCCATGTGGCCCTGTGTAGAAAACTACGATGAAATGGTAAAAGTATTTATGGGTCTTGTTAACGTGCTGCCGTGCAGCATGGTATAAAGTTACATTAAAATACTAATGTTTTTGGGTGTAGGAAAAAGCTGGATGGGAGTGTTAGGCGTGTGTTAGATTGTCAGCttaatttgaaggaaaaatgaCGTTATTTtgcaatcaaacaaaaatgctCTTTAATTTTTTCCTATACCTTCATCTAACCGATTAGCTTTATCTAGAGtctgtttctaatttttttttttttttttttttaaactttatctAGAGTcacaaactttattttttgtctttgctaaaaaaaaaaaactttattttttgtctcctattatttttaaaacaaaaatataatgaaaaccgttttttcataaaaaattctataatatttttaaagtgGCCAATTAGATATTCTAAATTCAATTATtcatgaaattgaaaagaaaaaaaagaatatatgtatgtatatatatataaagtatattataaaacaaaaatgaaaaacttttgttatatatgTTGGGAAAAAGTAGatattaaaagcaaaaaaaaaaaaaaaaaaaaaaaaaaaaaaaaaaaaagaagaagaagaagaagagagacaattctattgaatttataaaaataaagggGAGAAATTTAAAAAGGCAAGAGGCCCACCCTTGGACAAAACAAATATTCAATTCACATTCAAATTAGTATAACAAATTCAAGTAgtatgttttttccttttttcttttatgaacaTAGGCGTGCAAAACTTCTTGATACTTGACTATTCTCTCAAACAAGAGCAAGGCTAGGGGCTTAAGGGGGACAATTCCTAACCCCACACCCTTAAAAGATTTTCTCCTCTCAACCAAAAAACTAGTCATAAGCATCTCccaaaactaaatataaatacTCACCATCAGCCCACAAAAAGGAGATCACATTTTTCCCTTAGACTCGAAACTTTAGCACAAAATCCCAATCAACTAACAAGAGTTTTTACCATTCCAAAGCCtagtataatataattgaagcTAATTCTTCAAAATGCGTAACACAAGGTTCAAGGTTATATATAGGTCATAAAAGAATAGCAAGAaactatttcaaaataaaattataaagtaTTCGTGTATTGCGTGGGATATCATCtagtctatatctatatctgtatattactaaaaactgaagcATAGCATTTATTGCTACTGAGCTCCTGCTGTGCCACCTCATCGCCACATCATTCGCCacataattattgtttttttttattcctatttttttaacaaaaaaatataaatagattattgactttacatattcatctttgttGGTTTTACTTTTAACACctatatatgtttcttttttatttccaattttcctataattttttttttgacattcactttttttttaatatttacactttcttcaaccttttttctttctttaccttttcatctcctcaCTACCCTATACTTTAATATCActattcatctttcccttcatcttcctttatttgtctcttcttattcacttTCTCTTACTATAAACTTGTCATTCTCTCTTCCATTatttgcatagttttctctcacaaaaaagctctttttctctctctcaatgttttggtggatttttatttttattgcatcttcgctttaggttgataaatttttgtgttttttagaactctaatttagttcgatacaatttagttttgtgttttaagcttttttttttctttttgattgttataaaaatataaagatagtaaataaaaaatataatagtattccattacatagcataatttggataatttagtatttattattatatcttttaatttttcttaattttttcttctcatcttattttattcaatgttgaaattcaaccacatcatccttatcattaaataatttatattttctctctctttttgttttaaaaaataaaaatttaatattttacttaatacttaaattcaaataaaagaaaattgtgctcatcaaattgtactaatttttttatcatttacactttctccttccctttaccttttcatctccccaaacattctaccttgatatcactcttcctctttccttttatcttcctttgttttgtttctttttattatcatcttcttagtataaatttgtcattcactcttccattctttacataattttctctcacaaaaaaggggttatttcccactctttctccctcaattttttggcagatttttatttttatttttcttgcatctttgTTTAagcttgataaagttttgtattctttagaagtctattttggttgatgggatttagtttcgtgttttaagttttttattttttattttttatttttttatcactttgattgttaaatgttatcatattgcattataaagaattaaagatagtatataagaatatactattattatattacatagaatgatttggataagttagtgtttattgttatatattttatttttaccttttttctcatataactttattcaacatttaaattcaaccacatcttccatatatatcattaaattatttatattttctctccttttttatttaaaaaaaataaaaatataatatttttcctaaattaaataaataaaattgtcctcattaagtggagtaatgctagagaaacactcattctcacaTCCAATGCATCagaggaaaaatgaaatacaaaacaaatcaagttagaaacactaattaaaaaaaaaaaaaaaactaataatgcatatttaatgtcatagaaCCATCATCCAATTTTGGAAAACGATAGGTTgccaatgagagagagagagagagagagagagagagatggtaaagaaaaaaaccaatacaaagtaattaataaagagtagataaaggaaaaaaaaatagcaaatgtCAATTAGTAACCattgattggaaaacaaagaggttaTAAAGAGaagtaaaatgtaaaatagagattattgtgtagaaaacattaaaaactttacagtgtaataaaataaactgttaaatttactaaaaaaattaaatcaacaatcaacaattaaatacaatcatagtactaaatttaaatttaaaactaatcaaactctaactatgGAAACTATATTAATCAGaactaaaaaagagatgttctctgatagtagtagaaattacataagaaataaagtcagaaaattttaaaatctcttttttcacatttcatttaaccttatttataatatatatatatatatattgatagtttttagaccccttaaaaacacaattggattaacctaggtaattagccaagttgttacttagtcaaatttaacaaatactaggttatcacaatcaaaacaatcaaatcacgcaaagcagcagaaagataaataacacaaagatatgatcacttaggaaaccaaaccggtaaaaatctagggaggatttgacctaactatcttcaaggtaaacttgaatctactatcttgaaagaatcgaaattcatataataagacttacaagcccccacgctcgacttcttattgctatccaccagtagaacttactgacatgaccacgtgtaagctctgaatccacgaactccttctttcttagattcactaccagatacaagcacacctgcttgtgtttctttaaacttcaatgacagcaactgaattgatcatcaaggtgtagataatatctcctccttgaaaaccctaagtttgtgtaaaggaaaactcctctagatctcacaagagatttacacaaacagcaatataagcaacactaaaacgtggttagggttttccttttataattaggacaaattagaaaaccctaaacgttttaaacaaactagggctgagttggaaaccTGCAGAAAAACGCATTCTACCCGatattcgatcgatcgagctaggcCGAAATGCACAGTAATTTCTACATTAGCTCGATTCTAACTTTACACAAAAGATACAACTttaagcaagtctaaacacaactaaacatattattttgatcatggtttgctaacaatacacattagagttctaaatacataaaaagcTAAGTCTTTATAgcctaacatatatatatatatatatataatttccatacattattatttttgaaaatctaatgaacaatgcTATCTCTCATTTAACGtctttgttatgcaaatcatcagttagtaaatatatgataatggtaagaagTATTATAAATGAGattactaaaaaatatatataattaattagtcaCTATCATTATGAAgtagtaatttataattttacgCATCCAAAGAAGTGGAATATATAAAGATTTTTTGAAGGTATGTGCAAAGATtcacattatatatatgtgtgtgtgtgtgtaaaggtaaaaaaatgtatatttatggtttttattaacttaaaaactaatgaaaaaccaatagttaataactaaaattatagtattaataaaatatttaatgagatcatcctaaaaaaattatcatacgTAACACGAGGGTatgcgactagtatatatataaaagtagaggGTCATGCAAGAGAGCATAAGGTCCTACCACGTGGCGCTCTATTAGAGCAACTTTTGCATTTGACCTTCCACCTCATCTCTTAAAAAATGGAATTTTAACAtcttttttgaaattgaaagaaTGCAGGTTATTTAATTGCTTTAGCAAAAACCATTGAACCAATTCACTTCTCTTTTCAATTGAAGTTAAATAAAGACAGCACTAATTGTCACAgagtaaaacaaaagaaaaaatgtattaGACTTAGGAAGCACTAATTGCATATGCTAACCATGCGACTCTCTTTCAATGTTTTAGAGTATTAATTAAGCTCCACCATATGAGATTTATCtatatagaaacaaaaaaaagactcaaatgagaattaaaaaaataaaatacttattaGAAGCCTTTTGTCAAACACCTGGCGAATCTAGTAATTTGCTCTTATTGACATAACccttatggaaaaataaataaaagaaacgcTATTATAGAGCCTAAATATTATCAACCCATACATACCCTACAACTTATGCTAAATGAGTTCATagcaaaatgatcaaatgtatGGGAAAAAGTGGAAATAAAGATAGATGCCAAGAGGTTAGAAGAGATTGTGTAAAGTTCAGGCATTCCAAAAGACAGGTTTAGGAGAGAGTAAACTAATGTAGCAAAATGTAAACTAACGTAGAgagtttttcaattttaagtGCCATTTAGCAAAGCCTGGTTTTTAAAGTCAAAATTTAGggaaattattgaatacttttAAGAGTACCGTATATAcgtatttattttctcttacATGAATTGTGAGtctcaccataaatttaatttgtaattttttattataaacttaTGGCAAAATTACACTTCTGTGCCTACCTCAGTccctaaaaatagaaaatcattttcattttggtcgTTGCCGTCAATCTACTAACTGAAAAGTCCTATGTGGCAGATAGAGtgcgttgtttttttttttttttttttttgataaggacAGAGTGCGTTGTTGCACAATAAATGTTGATGTAGCTATTAGAATAAGAAAGATactatatccacaacatttttacaacaaatcacaagtgatTAGTTGTtaatggttcaaatttgaacttaacactgaaattacttttttgccccaataataacaaccagtaacaacttgctatttaaaatttgttgtaaatatgttgtgaaaatattgtggacatatcatttctcattaggataatattaaaaaaaaacttatttagcaTTTAAAAATTGCCACATTAGCAtgtaaattagtaaaaaaaagaaattaatgtatcaaaaaaccaaaacaaataattCAAAAACTGAAATAATTCTAGTAtctcttaaataataaaaaaccgaagaattttgtttttttttttaaaaccaaaataattcaaaaaaaacaaaaacaaataaattttagttgaaatttgTCCCAAAAacgataaatttagttgtatttgtaatttgctccaaaaaaaaaatatattttttttttcaaacaagttttctctctctcaaacccgCTGCTACAGCCCCTGGATTTGTCTCTCTGTCAATCAAGCTTTAACATGATTTAAAGTTAGTGGAACAGTTGTAAAGATTGCGTGGAAGAGGGACATCTACGTGTATCACATAGTTTGATTGACCACAATGACCCCGGTATGGTTCGTTGAAAGTTGAAAGAGTTATTTTGGGCTTTACCCAGAAACTTCCATGATATTGCAATTAATGAAAAACTTCCATGACATTGTGCTAATttcaaagagagagacagagtggAGATGACGGGCACAACTTTTGAAGAGTAAACTGCATATTAATGTTATGTAATGTGAAAATTTCTAACCcgaatctttctttttctttttcttttttttcaccaaaCAGTATTAATGTCAGAGAATCTTACTCCTCCACTAAATATTGTGTTGTTTTAAttcaaagagagaaagggagtaAACTGACACAATTTTTGAGGAAAATAGTATAATTGTGgaaaatttcaatcaattttttgctCCCACCAAGCACTCTgaaaaaaggaaaggacaaatTAATTTGGCATGGTTTACAAAATTTCTAACCCTTCATTTGATGTTTTAAGAGTATTGCAAATTTTCCAAAAACCTTCGTTAGAGCATAAAAGAggacaaataattttttagcatgctgttttgtgaccatttttttaaaaaaaatattatgatccATTTCTTTTTACATTGCTTTTCCCAAACTTTTTAAGTAAATATTACATTACTTTTTGACCAGCTAaaggattttattttacattacttTTTGACTAGTAATGACCCCGGTATGGTTCGTTGAAGGTTCAAAGAGTTATTCTGGGCTTTACTCAGAAACTTCCAGGATATTGCAATTCATGTAAAATGCGTGTCACTTTTTGAAAGAGAGACTACTTAAAGCCTAGCCTCTTGCATCCATTCACTCACCCTCAATTCCTAATTCGTCCTTCACTTTCCTCCCTTTCTATATTAACACCGCTTTCAaagctttctttctcttcctccttTCAACTTTTTTCATCTTTCTGCTCGTGAATCCCAATGGCCTCATCTCACCAACCCAAGGACTTTGATGTTTTCTTGAGTTTCCGAGGTGAAGATACTCGCCATGGTTTTGTAAGCCATTTATATAAGGCTTTGGATCAACACGGTATTCGAACCTTCGTTGATGATAATCTCACTAGGGGGGAAAACATTTCTGAAGAGCTTTTCAAAGCCATTGAAAACTCAAGCGCATCAATAATtgtattttctaaaaactatgCATCCTCTAGTTGGTGTTTGGATGAACTTGCTAAGATTATTGAGTGTACCCCCAAAAAAGTGCTACCAGTTTTCTATCAAGTGGATCCATCTGAAGTTCGTAAGCAAAAAGGGGATTTTGGAAAAGCGCTGACTAAGcttgaaaaaagaattaaagataaGACAAAGGTACAAAGGTGGAGGGAGGCTTTAACTAATGCAGCCAATATTTCTGGCTGGGACGACAAAAACAGGTATTTGTATAATACTATGTACTCCTGTTTGTTGATCTTCAAGATTTTTAATGGTTTTGTGATGtccattaaattttattgttaattaaACAACAACTAGAATTAATTGTTagcttttattttctctttcaattttaCTAAATtatgaaagtaaaattttcttgtcatatcttttatacaatgctattttttttttttttttaaattttgagaagAATCATTTATACTAAGCTAGTTAGCTATAGATTAAAGATGGAAATAAAAGAACTTAATATTAGATTACTTACCATTATTAATTAGGAATTTCACCCCTCATaatatttggaaaaattttaaagaaaaaaacttaattcattttttctaaGCATATAATGAGGTCCAGTAAGATTATGTTGTCATCTGAGTGGACTTTTAATGCAACTTCATCCCAAAAGCTAATTGCtacccaaaaaaatgaattaaataaaaattttcaatctgaGTTACATGTCGCTTACTTCACCTAACAACACTTCAACTGTGATGTAAAAAGTAAACGTTTTGCATTCagtttatgttatttatttttcgtaGTCCAACTCGTTACATGTGTTAATTAAATGCTCTGTGAATGACAGTCGCACTGAATCTGAACTTGTCGAACAAATTATTGAAGAGATCTTAAATTCTGAATTCATTTGGATGCCATCAAATGATGCTACAATGCAGCAGCTGGTTGGAATAAATTCTCGCATGGAGGCGGTAACAAAACTTTTAGATATTAAATCAAATGATGTTCGCATGGTAGGGATCACTGGCCTTGGTGGAATAGGCAAAACTACAATTGCAAAAGCTATTTATGATAGGTTTTCAAATCATTTCAAAGCAAAAAGTTTTGTGGAGGATGTTAGAGAGCGGTCAAAGACAGAGCAAGACAAAATCCATTTACAAGAGGCACTTCTTAAAGGTATCTCAGAGGGTAAGAATTGGAGGGTGAGTACTATAAAGGAAGGAACTGCGATGATAAATAGAATTCTTTGCCTAAAAAGGGTTCTTATCATTCTTGATGACGTGGATAATGCCGACCAGATAGAAACATTGCTCGGACGATGTGAAGGCTTTGCTTCTCGAAGTAGGATCATTCTGacaacaagaaataaaagattgctaGCTAAACGAAATGGTCTTTCAACCTATGACTATGGGGTTAAGGAATTACATAAAGATGAAGCTATTAAACTCTTTCGTAAGCATGCCTTCCCAAGTAATGAAGTCCCTGAAGATTATTTGGAACTTGAGAAACAAGCTCTAAGTTATGCCAAAGGCCATCCTCTAGCTCTAAAAGTAATGGGTCGTGATTTGTGTGAGAAACCTACAGATTATTGGGAAGATGCGTtagattattataaaaaaaatcctcttgAAGATATTCAAAATGTACTAAAAAGAAGTTATGGAGGATTAACCgagaatgaaaagaatattttccttgatattgcatgtttcttcaAGGGATTTGACATGagatataatattattaaggTTGCACTGAAAGCTTGTGGTTTATACCCAATATATGGTATTCAAAATCTTATTGATAAGTGTCTCTTGACTATTGATCGATATAATTATTTGTCGATGCACGACTTATTACAACAAATGGGTATGGACATTGTTCGACAAGAAGCACCACAAAAGCCTGGGGAACGTAGCAGACTATGGTGTTATGAGGAAACTCGTGATGTATTAACTGAAGATATGGTATGTATGTTATTTTGATACACTTCCACCCTTTACTTCACATGAGAGATGTATTAcacttttttccctttttatttatttatttattctgaatattatttttgtttaaagtttattAACTATTATATGTTTTGGTGACTCACTTACCCTTTTGTTCAACTAGGGTTCAGATAAAACTCGAAGCATGATATTGTGGCCGCCTAAATCAGAACAAGTAGAGGTGCAAGTAATGGCACAAATTTGTAAGATGAAAAATCTTAGATTGCTTTTGATTCGTAATGTACGTTGTTGCAATGGACCCCCTGAATGTCTTCCCAATGGATTAATCTTGCTTGATTGGCGTGATTATCCATTTTCTTCAtggccaccaaatttttttcctaaaaaactGGTTGTGCTCAACATGCCTTTTATCGTATTAAAGGAACCAGTACCCAAGCAGGTATGATCATTagcatttataaattattatttttttttaaagtttttaatttttaatttattcataTGTACTTCTTTAAAGGTTAAAACATGTtctaactttcaaatttttttctacagaattttgaATCCGTGACATATATGGACTTTAGTGGGTGCGACCTGATAACGAAAATACCTGACTTATCAATGA
This genomic stretch from Quercus robur chromosome 4, dhQueRobu3.1, whole genome shotgun sequence harbors:
- the LOC126724115 gene encoding disease resistance protein Roq1-like isoform X2; protein product: MASSHQPKDFDVFLSFRGEDTRHGFVSHLYKALDQHGIRTFVDDNLTRGENISEELFKAIENSSASIIVFSKNYASSSWCLDELAKIIECTPKKVLPVFYQVDPSEVRKQKGDFGKALTKLEKRIKDKTKVQRWREALTNAANISGWDDKNSRTESELVEQIIEEILNSEFIWMPSNDATMQQLVGINSRMEAVTKLLDIKSNDVRMVGITGLGGIGKTTIAKAIYDRFSNHFKAKSFVEDVRERSKTEQDKIHLQEALLKGISEGKNWRVSTIKEGTAMINRILCLKRVLIILDDVDNADQIETLLGRCEGFASRSRIILTTRNKRLLAKRNGLSTYDYGVKELHKDEAIKLFRKHAFPSNEVPEDYLELEKQALSYAKGHPLALKVMGRDLCEKPTDYWEDALDYYKKNPLEDIQNVLKRSYGGLTENEKNIFLDIACFFKGFDMRYNIIKVALKACGLYPIYGIQNLIDKCLLTIDRYNYLSMHDLLQQMGMDIVRQEAPQKPGERSRLWCYEETRDVLTEDMGSDKTRSMILWPPKSEQVEVQVMAQICKMKNLRLLLIRNVRCCNGPPECLPNGLILLDWRDYPFSSWPPNFFPKKLVVLNMPFIVLKEPVPKQNFESVTYMDFSGCDLITKIPDLSMTPNLMTLILSNCKNLIEIDDSVGRLDKLEMWVLTGCHELETLPDLTLKSLKSFDLEVFRSIKKFPNILHEMNYLHRLRLPESCTELPPSFGNLIGLKILVVGNTNSVEVHLPGSIYNLQHIEELELYGNVIFPKNVEIDRQQMSNSPKCVFPRLKKLDFEDNKIYPEIEFILNYCCPHTLEELGIYYSNVVTLPESMSRFERLHTLIIFRCDEFREIRRLPHGVRRVEVLGWYSLDLQSFFQLVPEIIGLPPNLPPCLGVTSHMFSQQLLPRSLSLPVTSEEHLCEHSFEVDGDDNDIPNWFNHQRDGNLISFLIGPEFPTIALCIAFGIEEGSSRHLGFCCRPQSSLQELFRDLQLTDRNHVEILCETHYLVERIGVHVECNCPPPQNPRIFEDINRHHSLQSGSGLPMDTENGSDLGLAFDSSNVDGSDLGSSSVAHPVTPQVKRKSEKRKRKVRPRFGTLFKQQFPLFKKRKRNVMV